The following coding sequences are from one Candidatus Binataceae bacterium window:
- a CDS encoding efflux RND transporter periplasmic adaptor subunit, with amino-acid sequence MALETFLNKVRPCARSSAALAAVLALAALLGAGCSKSKPAPEMGFMHGPVPVTVAQVVSKTVPIQLQAIGTVQAYSTVSLKSQIDGRIATVYFREGQTVKKGDLLVQIDPRPFEAALHQAEADLARDRAQLFQADTDEKRYTYLLQQGVGSQQQYDQAHANAAALRATVLADEAAVQTAKINLGYTEIRSPIDGRTGALLLHPGNLVKANDAGSVIVIINQIKPIYVDFSMPERELARVRRFMNGRQLAVAARPKGDSAGRPELGTLSFIDNAVNISTGTFAAKGIFANEDQRLWPGQFADVTLTLSEEPDTIVVPSQAVQTGQDGSFVFVVGRDLSASPRPVVVGDSLDGETVVKSGLKAGETVVTDGQLRLFPGARVRIKNAPAQPAQQVAS; translated from the coding sequence TTGGCTTTGGAAACCTTCCTCAACAAGGTGCGCCCGTGCGCGCGCTCAAGCGCCGCGCTCGCGGCCGTCCTCGCGCTGGCAGCGCTGCTCGGCGCCGGCTGCTCGAAGTCCAAGCCGGCGCCGGAGATGGGGTTTATGCACGGGCCGGTGCCGGTCACCGTCGCCCAGGTCGTCAGCAAGACCGTCCCCATCCAGCTCCAGGCGATCGGCACGGTTCAGGCCTACTCGACCGTCTCGCTCAAGTCGCAGATCGACGGCCGAATCGCCACGGTTTACTTTCGCGAGGGCCAGACCGTAAAGAAGGGCGACCTGCTGGTCCAGATCGACCCGCGCCCATTCGAGGCCGCGCTCCATCAGGCCGAGGCCGACCTCGCGCGCGACCGCGCGCAGCTCTTCCAAGCCGACACCGACGAGAAGCGCTACACCTACCTGCTCCAGCAAGGCGTAGGTTCGCAGCAGCAGTACGATCAGGCGCACGCCAACGCGGCCGCGCTGCGCGCGACCGTGCTCGCCGACGAGGCCGCCGTACAGACCGCGAAGATCAACCTCGGCTATACCGAGATCCGCTCACCGATCGACGGCCGCACCGGCGCCCTGCTGCTTCACCCGGGCAACCTGGTCAAGGCCAACGACGCCGGCAGCGTGATCGTGATCATCAACCAGATCAAACCAATCTACGTGGACTTCAGCATGCCCGAACGCGAGCTCGCCCGGGTGCGCCGGTTCATGAACGGGCGCCAGCTCGCGGTTGCCGCGCGCCCCAAGGGCGATTCGGCGGGCCGGCCCGAGCTTGGCACGCTGAGCTTCATCGACAACGCGGTGAACATCAGTACCGGCACCTTCGCCGCCAAGGGGATATTCGCCAACGAGGACCAGCGCCTGTGGCCAGGCCAATTCGCCGATGTCACTTTGACTCTGAGCGAAGAGCCGGACACAATCGTGGTGCCCTCGCAGGCGGTCCAGACCGGACAGGACGGGTCGTTCGTCTTCGTAGTCGGCCGCGATCTGTCGGCAAGCCCGCGGCCGGTAGTGGTGGGCGATTCGCTCGACGGCGAAACCGTCGTCAAGAGCGGGCTTAAGGCCGGCGAGACGGTGGTGACGGACGGTCAGTTGCGGCTGTTCCCCGGCGCCAGGGTCAGAATCAAGAATGCCCCCGCGCAGCCGGCGCAGCAGGTAGCCTCGTGA